The Tenrec ecaudatus isolate mTenEca1 chromosome 4, mTenEca1.hap1, whole genome shotgun sequence region CCTCCCAACACCAACATCGCCAGCCAGTCCATTCTTTTCCAGAGCGACCCTACAGCGTAGGaaccagaatagaactgcctcatgggtttctgaaactataactctttataggcgcCCTGCTTCCTGTTATTTcagctcccctccctcacccatcaAAATGTACCCCAATTCACGGCCATTCTTTagcacagggtcgaactgccctcgTTGAGACACTTTCGACGGGAGGAGAGGCACTTCTTTCTCTAGCGGAGGCCACCGTGGTCGTGAATTGCTGGCCGATGTGATTGGGAGCCAGATTCATAACCGGACGTGTGACCACCAGCGCTTCAATTCATAGAGGGTCTTCTAGTGTTCAGAAGCAAAGACGTCACTCTCAGGCCTGCAGTGCATCTGGTcggagcagtgagatttttccacCACTCACTTGAATGAGAGGCTGGGCCCGGCCTGCAGGAGGAAAAGCTAGACCAACTCGGGGCTCCAGCGTAGCAGCCCCGGTGGTGAGGACgcggcagggccgggcagtgtttcagcaTCTTGCACAGAGGGGCACGACTCGTTGTGATGTCAGAAATGTAAAGGAGCTCGGGTGGTTTAGTGGTTAGCGTTGGATTGCAGGAGCTGGTGGGGACAGAGGAAAGGCTTCCAGCCTGGgagccccacagggcagttctaccgagCCCGAGAGAGTTGCTGTGTATTGAGATCCACTCAGCGGCAGAGacttttcgtttgtttgtttttcctcttgTTCCCGCACccccttttgtttcattttgagtCAACTGTTTTATCCTGTgatgtttgtgtgttttcagttAAGTTTGACAGTGTGTTTGTGCCAAGTGTTAGGGACCCGGATGCATATATTTTTACTACATTTTTAAAAGGCTAATACTTATCATTACAACACCCACGAAAAGGGAGCCCCTAAAGGTGGTGGCCTAGAGGGGCTCTCTGGAAGAGTGACCCGGAACAGAGTAGTCTGATGTGCACGAGATGACCTTGACACTGAACTGCTTAAGCCCCTGTCTTCACCCCCAGTGCACTCCCTGGAAGAAGAATGCCTGCTGCTCGGCCAACACCAGCCAGGAGCTGCACAAGGACACGTCCCTCCTGTACAACTTTAACTGGAACCACTGCGGCCAGATGGAGGCCAAGTGCAAGCGCCACTTCATCCAAGACAACTGCCTGTACGAGTGCTCCCCCAACCTGGGGCCCTGGATCCGGCAGGTAGGGGAGCATCCCCACAGATCCGCACCAGGGCACTGGCAGGGAGGGTAGTaggcccccaccccagccctcttCAGTCTGTAGCTGCAGGgactctcccctctccccacccacccaggtggaccagaGCTGGCGCAGAGAGCGTTTCCTGGATGTGCCCTTGTGCAGAGAGGACTGTCAGAGCTGGTGGGAGGACTGTCGCACCTCTCACACCTGCAAGACCAACTGGCAGAAAGGCTGGAACTGGACCTCAGGTAAAGGCctaggtggggaggagatgggaaagggaAGTAGTGCTTCTGCTGGGGGTTGGCAAAGAAGAGGTCTGGCCCCAAAGCTAAGGACCTTTCCCCCTTCAGGCATTAACGAGTGCCCGGTCAAGGCTGCCTGCCACACCTTTGAGTTCTACTTCCCCACACCTGCCGCCCTGTGTGAGGGCCTTTGGGACCACTCCTACAAGGTCAGCAACTACAGCCGAGGCAGTGGCCGCTGCATCCAGATGTGGTTTGACccggctcatggcaaccccaatGAGGAGGTGGCGAGGTTCTATGCGGAGGCCAGGAGTCAGGCTGCGCCCCGTGGCCACGGGCCCCTCCtgttctgcctggtcctgctgTTGCGGTGGCTCCTTGGCTGAGGGCCTGCGCTGCCGACACCTGGACAGCCCAGCCTGGACTTCATCCTTGCCCTGGACCCAACTGTGTCCCTAGGCTCGGCTCTCTCAGGTGATGGCCCACACAATCACTCTGCCTGTACCCTGATCATTGGTTTGCACCCCAACGTGGGGCTCCTGGGGTGCCTCTGACAGCATAGCCCTGGGCTGCATGTAGCATGTCCGTTTGGGCAATAGCCAACTGTACTATGTCCCTGGTCCCAACCCCTGCACAGCCTTCTATGTTAACCTTTCATAGCCTTTCAATAAATTTCTCCTTGGAATTTCTCATTGCTACTATGTGTTTTCATTACTGGAAGGCATGCTGTgtttctgaaattttattttgaaatgtggTTTCTGATACATATGTGTGTCATGTATATCCCTCTGGACTCTGGGATTTGTGAAATCGACCTGCTCTGCAATGCCTTCCAAACCCTTCACACGTGTGTCTAATATATGCAACCTGAGCACGAGGTGATCACAGGAGCCTGAAATTATTAGGGGCAATAAAACTTCCAATTAACACCAGTTACCCAGGAAGTACACTTACAAGGGCTgctttgtccagctttcacctgcctatgaggcaattgaggaTACCAGGGCTTGGGCAGGCCCGCAAACACTAGCGAACATTGATGTAGCAGATCCATGGGCCACACGTATGGCTGCAGAGGAAGAAGTTCAACCCTCCATATTTGTGCagtaggaggggaggaaggtgaCCGGCAGAGAACACAAAGCACCTTACAGGAAAAGGACATTTTTAGCCAATAAAGAAGaattaacattcattcacaatcacattctctttttttaaattttaaatcattttattgggagctctgacatatatcataacaatccatagttcaatcacatcaaacagtattgtacaattgctaccacaatcagtttcttttaaaaaatcattttattgggggctcatacaactctcatcacaatccatacatacatcagttgtgtaaagcacatctgtacattcgttgccctcatcattctcaacacacttgctctccacttaagcccctggcatcagctcctccacaatcctattttctcttcttttttttaaacaattctaTTTTCTAATAGCTATTTAGTACTATCAGTAAATTGAGACATACCATTCAAATGCAAGTCCATTCTGgctctatttctttttcttctggctCTACTTATACGGCATTTATTTGTTCCTCTTAAAGTCCAAGTCTTTCCCAACACTCCCATCAAAGGTGTCCggttttcttcagtcttcagCTTTGATTTGCCCAGCTTTTGCGTGTacactgtggcagttagattttatttcAAAATGACCCTGTGTAaacatgaaggggtggagttaacccatcaatcaggtcacagtcttagGGATGTGGTTTTTCAATAAGAGGAAAAACGGAGATTTCTCTGCCTTTTCACTGTCCTGCTCTGGGACTCTGCGCCTGTCTTCAAGGGTGGGTCTGGGTGGCCTGACCAACACTGAAAACTGTCCCGGTCCTGCCgtatttccactgaccttggatccacccaagtctgcacccactggcctgtggtttcCTGCATTCCACGTCACCTTTCTGCACCAGCAGCCTACAATGGATGGGGACCTCTCTAGCAACAGACCCATGGACCTAAAGCGACTAGACTGGGATGTCGTCTTCATGTAAGATTAcgtcttaatataaagctcttatacatatAGGAGTGTCACTGTACAATGCAATTAAAGTTTACCTCAGTCCTTGCCGTCATGGAGTAGGGcaccagtgaagaggtctgaggagtcggccccaaacccaactacgTGAACagttgcccctccccccagaatttatttcagaggacagtactgacgctgcagctccaggagagggacatgtctgatcagagaacacgggagcaaatgaagggggaggaagagagagtggagcacatcctggcccaccaagccttaaggacgatATTCcccctcagagaagccaatccacagagaagattgTATGgccagccctacaggggacaatactggagacactgtgggaattctgcccgatctgatcccactacactgaggcaaaacattaagggcgtgcaacagaacagcaaggggaacagagcaatgaagtccccagggaacacccaaaatagactttaggcccagggcttggcaccccttcagactcgactggaaaacactcctaaaggccaacaaataatccttgaactaactacaagctttctttcttgttgttgtattGTGTTTTTTGGGagggttgttttttgtcattggctttttgttgttgttgttgttgcttggttttgctctgtcttattcttgtgcatgttattatttctgcaggtctgtctaaataagataggctggatgaacaatctggaggagaaaacaatgggaccaaccgttcctgggggatatgggagagggagaggtggggggaaaggaaatggtgttaacaaacccagagacaagggaacaacaagtgatct contains the following coding sequences:
- the LOC142446922 gene encoding folate receptor alpha-like; this translates as MAGQETMQLLFILLLVAGGWGIMRQTTPARTELLNVCMDAKHHKEKPGPEDKLHDQCTPWKKNACCSANTSQELHKDTSLLYNFNWNHCGQMEAKCKRHFIQDNCLYECSPNLGPWIRQVDQSWRRERFLDVPLCREDCQSWWEDCRTSHTCKTNWQKGWNWTSGINECPVKAACHTFEFYFPTPAALCEGLWDHSYKVSNYSRGSGRCIQMWFDPAHGNPNEEVARFYAEARSQAAPRGHGPLLFCLVLLLRWLLG